The Erigeron canadensis isolate Cc75 chromosome 1, C_canadensis_v1, whole genome shotgun sequence genome segment TCTAACAGTGATATATGATCACTATTTATAAGACTTAATAATTCTAGAAACATAAATGAGATATAGGTTACACAATTACACACGTATGAATAGTCACACtataaattatactcgtatacATTTATAACTGGTAAATACTTATTTGAAAATGGTACGTTTTTTCTTGTGTAAAACGATGAATTTATCTTTGGCCCGATTGAATTGTGGTAATCCACTCCTCTAAGCCTAAATCGAGGTGCTCGAGCACTTTGGTCAACAACGCGCCATTTATTAAAGTCAACGCGCCACTCTCTTTTCTCCACCAAACTCCCCATTTCTTCAACCAACAATGTCTCAAGTAATCTATCcccccaccaccacaaccaccgcCGGACCACCGCCAAAACTCTACTTCTGTTACCAGTGCAACCACACCGTCTCAATCACACCGTCACCCCAACTCTTTTGCCCCGATTGCAATGGCGGTTTCCTTGAAGAATTCGAACCaccaaaccctaaccctaacccctTTCTCGCCTTCGAAGATCCCGATTTATCCGCTTTATTCGGAGGATCAGaatcattccaaaaccctaattctggTGAGTTTAATCCTTTTGCATTTCTTCAAAACTATTTAGCTACTTTACGTGCTGGCGGTGCCGATATTCAGTTTGTTATTGAAAAtgctaataatgataatgaaaatgataatgatggTGATAGTGATAATGATAGTGGGTCCGGGTTTCGAGTTCGGTCGAATTTAGGGGATTATTTTGTTGGACCAGGGTTAGAACAATTGATTCAACAGTTAGCGGAAAATGATCCGAATAGGTACGGGACACCGCCTGCTTCGAAAGAAGTGGTTTCCGGTTTACCTAATGTTGAGATTAGTAAGGAGTTGTTGGAATCCGATTGTGCTGATTGTGCTGTTTGTAAAGAGAGTTTTGAGTTAAGTGAAGTAGCGAAACAGTTGCCGTGTAAACATGTTTATCATAATGAGTGTATTTTGCCGTGGTTGGAGTTGCATAATTCTTGTCCCGTTTGTCGGTTTGAGTTGCCTACTGATGATGTGGAATACGAGAATAGGGATCGGGAagttggtggtggtgggagGAGGAATGTGGTGGGGTCTGGTAGTAGTGATGAGTCTCGGGGGAATTCTGATAGCCCGGGTAGTATGG includes the following:
- the LOC122585376 gene encoding E3 ubiquitin-protein ligase RING1-like — protein: MSQVIYPPTTTTTAGPPPKLYFCYQCNHTVSITPSPQLFCPDCNGGFLEEFEPPNPNPNPFLAFEDPDLSALFGGSESFQNPNSGEFNPFAFLQNYLATLRAGGADIQFVIENANNDNENDNDGDSDNDSGSGFRVRSNLGDYFVGPGLEQLIQQLAENDPNRYGTPPASKEVVSGLPNVEISKELLESDCADCAVCKESFELSEVAKQLPCKHVYHNECILPWLELHNSCPVCRFELPTDDVEYENRDREVGGGGRRNVVGSGSSDESRGNSDSPGSMERSFGINFPWLFSGFGASAETSNSGAGDNGDNNSVNSNSGSGGQGRQDGLG